The following is a genomic window from Streptomyces sp. BHT-5-2.
GCACTCGGGGCACGGCGTCGGGACGACCGTGCCGAAGCCCTGGCACTGGGGACAGGGCCGGGAGGTCATGACCTGGCCCAGGAAGGAGCGGGTGACCTGCGAGACCTCGCCGCGGCCGCGGCACATGTCACAGGTCTGCGCCGAGGTGCCCGGCGCCGCGCCCTCGCCGCTGCAGGTGGTGCAGACGACGGCGGTGTCGACCTGGATGTCCTTGGTCGTGCCGAACGCGGCCTCGCTGAGCTCGACGTCCAGACGGATCATGGCGTCCTGGCCGCGGCGGGTGCGCGAGCGCGGGCCGCGCTGCGAGGCTGTGCCGAAGAAGGCGTCCATGATGTCGGAGAAGTTCCCGAAGCCGGCACCGAAGCCGCCCGCGCCACCGGCGCCGCCGGCCTGCGAGAGCGGGTCGCCGCCGAGGTCGTAGACCTGCTTCTTCTGCGGGTCCGACAGCACCTCGTAGGCGGCGTTGATCTCCTTGAACCGCTCCTGGGTCTTGGGATCCGGGTTCACGTCCGGGTGCAGCTCGCGCGCCAGCCGGCGGAACGCCTTCTTGATCTGGTCCTGCGAGGCGTCACGGCTGATGCCGAGGACCGAGTAGTAATCCGTGGCCACTTACGACTCCGCGAGGATTTGTCCGACGTAACGTGCCACTGCGCGTACCGCTCCCATCGTTCCGGGGTAGTCCATGCGGGTCGGTCCGACCACGCCCATTTTCGCGACGGCCTCGTCGCCCGAACCGTATCCGACGGTGACGACCGAGGTGGACGTCAGGCCCTCGTGAGCATTCTCATGCCCGATCCGTACGGTCATGCCCGAGTCCTTGGCCTCCCCGAGCAGCTTGAGCATCACCACATGCTCCTCGAGGGCTTCCAGCACCGGCCGGATGGTCAAGGGGAAATCATGCCCGAAGCGCGTCAGATTGGCGGTGCCGCCGATCATGAGCCGCTCTTCGGTCTCCTCCACCAGAGTCTCCAGCAGTACCGACAGTACTGTCGAGACGGTGGCCCGGTCGTCCTGTTCGAAGGATTCCGGGAGATCCTGCACCAGCTGCGGGACATCCGTGAAACGGCGGCCGACGATCCGGCTGTTGAGCCGGGCGCGCAGGTCCGCCAGGGACGTCTCGCCGAACGGCGTCTGGCAGTCGACGAGCCGCTGCTCGACGCGGCCGGTGTCGGTGATCAGCACCAGCATCAGCCGGGCCGGGGCCAGGGCCAGCAGCTCGACGTGCCGCACCGTGGACCGCGTCAGGGACGGGTACTGCACCACCGCCACCTGGCGGGTCAGCTGCGCCAGCAGGCGCACCGTGCGGCCCACCACGTCGTCCAGGTCGACGGCACCGTCGAGGAAGTTCTGGATCGCGCGGCGCTCGGGGACGGACAGCGGCTTGACGCCGGCGAGCTTGTCGACGAAGAGGCGGTAGCCCTTGTCGGTGGGGATCCGGCCGGCGCTGGTGTGCGGCTGGGCGATGTAGCCCTCGTCCTCCAGGGCCGCCATGTCGTTGCGGACGGTGGCCGGGGAGACGCCGAGCCGGTGCCGCTCGGTGAGCGCCTTGGAACCGACCGGCTCCTCCGTCCCGACGTAGTCCTGGACGATGGCGCGCAGCACTTCGAGCCTGCGTTCACTGAGCATCTCGCCACCTCCAGTCGGCCGTCCCGCCGTGTCGTCTCGTTACTCCTGGCACTCACATGGGCCGAGTGCCAGACCCTGGGCCAGTGTACGGCCGGGTAGCGCGGATGCGGCAAGGGCGGGCGTACTCAGGACTTACCCACCCCCGTGGAATCCGACCCGCGGGCCGCCCCCGGGAAGGCCCGGAGCGGACCCCGGGGAACCCCCGGTCAGGCGCCGCCGCGGCCCCCTAAGGGTCCCGGTCGGTGCCCGTTGCGGGGCCGGCACCGGACCGGCTTCCGCGGTGTGCCCGGCAACGCTATCGCGGGGGCGCTAGCGTCTCGGTATGCGCACCACATGGGAAGAGGCGGGCTGGGAGCGGCTCGGCGAGGGGGTGGTCCGGCGCCGGATGCCGGGCTGGGACGAGACGATCGGTGTGGTCGCCGGTTCGGACGGCGTGTTGATCGTCGACACCGGCGCGACGCTGGGTGCCGGGGCGGAGCTGCGCCGGACGGTGCGCGCGGTGCTCGGCCGCGGTGTGACGCATGTCGCGCTCACCCACCCGCACTTCGACCACGTCCTGGGCACCGCGGCGTTCGCCGGGGTGGAGGTGTTCGGCGCGGCCGGGCTGGGCGAGCTGCTGCGGCGCGACAAGGAGGCGCTGCGGGCCGACGCGGTCCGGCACGGCGTGGACCCGGATGCCGCGGCGGAGGCCGCGGACCTGCTGGTCGTCCCGCGTCACGAGGTGCACGGGCGGCTGGCCGTCGGCCTCGGGGACCGGGAGGTGCTGCTGGCCGACGTGGGGCCCGGTCACACCGGGCAC
Proteins encoded in this region:
- the dnaJ gene encoding molecular chaperone DnaJ; its protein translation is MATDYYSVLGISRDASQDQIKKAFRRLARELHPDVNPDPKTQERFKEINAAYEVLSDPQKKQVYDLGGDPLSQAGGAGGAGGFGAGFGNFSDIMDAFFGTASQRGPRSRTRRGQDAMIRLDVELSEAAFGTTKDIQVDTAVVCTTCSGEGAAPGTSAQTCDMCRGRGEVSQVTRSFLGQVMTSRPCPQCQGFGTVVPTPCPECAGDGRVRSRRTLTVKIPAGVDNGTRIQLAGEGEVGPGGGPAGDLYVEIHELPHPVFQRRGDDLHCTVTIPMTAAALGTKCPLETLDGVEEIDVRPGTQSGQSIPLHGRGVTHLRGNGRGDLIVHVEVQTPGKLDPEQEELLRRLAKLRGEERPQGQFQPGQQGLFSRLKDAFNGR
- the hrcA gene encoding heat-inducible transcriptional repressor HrcA, translated to MLSERRLEVLRAIVQDYVGTEEPVGSKALTERHRLGVSPATVRNDMAALEDEGYIAQPHTSAGRIPTDKGYRLFVDKLAGVKPLSVPERRAIQNFLDGAVDLDDVVGRTVRLLAQLTRQVAVVQYPSLTRSTVRHVELLALAPARLMLVLITDTGRVEQRLVDCQTPFGETSLADLRARLNSRIVGRRFTDVPQLVQDLPESFEQDDRATVSTVLSVLLETLVEETEERLMIGGTANLTRFGHDFPLTIRPVLEALEEHVVMLKLLGEAKDSGMTVRIGHENAHEGLTSTSVVTVGYGSGDEAVAKMGVVGPTRMDYPGTMGAVRAVARYVGQILAES
- a CDS encoding MBL fold metallo-hydrolase; this encodes MRTTWEEAGWERLGEGVVRRRMPGWDETIGVVAGSDGVLIVDTGATLGAGAELRRTVRAVLGRGVTHVALTHPHFDHVLGTAAFAGVEVFGAAGLGELLRRDKEALRADAVRHGVDPDAAAEAADLLVVPRHEVHGRLAVGLGDREVLLADVGPGHTGHDLAVLVPGRAGERGIVFCGDLVEESGEPQAGPDAVPGRWPAALDRLLALGGEDAVYVPGHGAVVDARFVRAQRDALAVRFGANSS